The Sulfolobus acidocaldarius DSM 639 genome has a window encoding:
- a CDS encoding CRISPR-associated protein, producing MRVLEAQFTLEGVLIFSTEVRPAVSQGQAKGSYINPLPYIHNYPVMYGLMGKSAEAYFVIPSLHEKTYAGKVGLRYTSISDMISKFKRGQEDSLYAFPLMPKRIKTMSFLMSSESWSYALPVRGRIKNVYPRLTSYTAFAPESVFFTYLIVVGNPPLPKWIRIGKKRWGIMRVDVKEIQDFKVEKVKDEVTNIPVNIKDAEEFGYKIKSSSKLIETPNIEEGVIGWATLDECVQIVTRGSKICLPIPEGVYNSAM from the coding sequence ATGAGAGTTCTTGAGGCGCAGTTCACCTTAGAAGGTGTACTAATATTTTCCACAGAGGTGAGACCTGCAGTATCACAGGGTCAGGCAAAGGGATCTTACATAAACCCTTTGCCATACATACACAATTATCCGGTAATGTATGGGCTAATGGGAAAGTCAGCTGAGGCGTACTTTGTGATCCCATCTTTACATGAAAAAACTTATGCCGGTAAGGTAGGTCTAAGATATACCTCCATCAGTGATATGATCAGTAAGTTTAAAAGAGGTCAAGAGGACTCCCTGTACGCTTTTCCTCTCATGCCTAAGCGTATAAAGACTATGTCCTTCCTGATGTCCTCAGAGTCATGGAGCTACGCTTTACCTGTCAGGGGGAGGATAAAGAACGTATACCCCAGGTTGACAAGCTATACGGCATTTGCCCCAGAGAGCGTCTTTTTCACTTATTTAATCGTAGTTGGAAACCCCCCTCTTCCTAAGTGGATAAGAATAGGTAAAAAGAGGTGGGGGATTATGAGGGTCGATGTGAAGGAGATACAGGACTTCAAGGTAGAGAAGGTCAAAGATGAAGTGACTAATATTCCCGTAAACATCAAAGACGCAGAGGAGTTCGGATATAAGATAAAGTCCTCTTCCAAGTTAATAGAGACCCCTAACATTGAGGAGGGTGTAATAGGCTGGGCTACCCTCGATGAGTGCGTTCAGATAGTGACAAGAGGGTCTAAGATATGCTTACCTATACCAGAAGGGGTGTATAATAGTGCGATGTAG
- the cas6 gene encoding CRISPR system precrRNA processing endoribonuclease RAMP protein Cas6, with amino-acid sequence MTGEVDKMYKLVKIKVNIPTPFITNDYTGKFVKTVLINANPDLQEVFEGKKKVQPKPMRVTSLLDENNEAVYPKHIVNRFEMDHKPNLPPKPITIKGKFSFYLGYDMSLEPEVSKVMTSLFSGLQMKYGEFNVELKAIEYNQVEFDNFPSEFSQIKVKLITPSMFKDPFEKLADLDRVKYRRYLPFPAFIFSTNVFEIFRETYKRNIIRLSYGLLESHNNLNTVRKVWYYYDGKWLPGVVGYLKFFVRKGLRKEVMNIFREIFIHANIMGVGTGRAAGFGFAEITAK; translated from the coding sequence TTGACAGGAGAGGTAGATAAGATGTATAAGCTTGTGAAGATTAAGGTAAATATACCTACCCCGTTTATCACTAATGATTACACAGGGAAGTTTGTCAAGACTGTCCTCATAAATGCCAACCCCGACCTCCAAGAAGTTTTCGAAGGTAAGAAAAAAGTTCAGCCTAAACCTATGAGAGTTACTTCGCTGTTGGACGAAAACAACGAAGCGGTATACCCTAAGCATATAGTTAACCGATTTGAGATGGACCATAAGCCCAATCTACCTCCTAAGCCAATTACCATAAAGGGAAAGTTCTCCTTCTATTTGGGATATGATATGTCTCTGGAGCCAGAGGTGAGTAAGGTCATGACGTCTCTGTTCAGCGGTCTACAAATGAAGTACGGTGAGTTTAACGTAGAGCTTAAGGCTATTGAATATAATCAAGTTGAATTTGATAATTTCCCATCAGAGTTCTCGCAGATAAAGGTGAAACTGATTACACCATCTATGTTCAAGGACCCCTTTGAGAAGTTGGCTGATTTAGACCGAGTTAAGTATAGGAGATATCTCCCTTTCCCGGCGTTTATCTTTTCAACTAATGTATTTGAAATTTTCAGGGAGACGTACAAGAGGAATATAATAAGGTTATCGTACGGGCTGTTAGAGTCGCACAACAACCTTAATACTGTGAGGAAGGTCTGGTACTATTATGACGGGAAATGGTTACCGGGTGTAGTCGGTTATTTGAAGTTCTTTGTAAGGAAAGGATTGAGAAAGGAGGTGATGAACATTTTTAGGGAGATATTCATTCACGCCAACATTATGGGGGTAGGGACAGGGAGAGCTGCTGGATTCGGGTTCGCAGAGATTACCGCTAAATGA
- the cas7d gene encoding type I-D CRISPR-associated protein Cas7/Csc2 gives MKGKDLVKDLFGDKAIDFFSNLSKEDPNAVIPRGRVVNVYVTLQAENELLIRHEGGEDISLATLGSEKYPIILYDKIQSAWRRNLLALLRKDYDKHISEIDALRGKSNPWNCMLRPTSAAKREEEKMGGLCRECPNCMTFGFAVAEDAKYNLKSRVEGDLFIATTPEQKSVVVRTFNAVDDATKTTFIETEGTRTGSLFRLSLVKGGTLFVGKVSMKDVTPAEFSVLVLSLATTARIGGNTTDFGKVKIRIPAVILSPYEMSSGLDLFNSAKGLDSVDQVNAKVRERVKNFSKEGLVYTFDDLGDLVVKKLTDNGNIDHEIMLEAWKDAINLRKSIELFVQSKKGTKDESS, from the coding sequence GTGAAAGGTAAAGATTTAGTGAAGGATTTGTTTGGAGATAAAGCCATTGATTTTTTTTCTAACCTAAGTAAAGAAGACCCAAACGCTGTGATACCAAGAGGAAGAGTAGTAAATGTCTATGTCACATTACAAGCTGAAAATGAGCTATTGATAAGACACGAGGGAGGAGAAGACATATCACTAGCAACACTGGGAAGTGAGAAATATCCAATCATATTATATGATAAGATCCAGTCGGCATGGAGGAGGAATCTTTTAGCGTTATTGAGGAAAGACTATGACAAACACATAAGTGAAATTGACGCCCTAAGAGGAAAGAGCAACCCTTGGAACTGTATGCTTAGACCCACATCGGCAGCTAAGAGGGAGGAAGAGAAAATGGGTGGACTTTGCAGAGAGTGTCCTAACTGTATGACGTTCGGCTTTGCTGTAGCTGAAGATGCTAAGTACAACTTAAAGAGCAGAGTTGAGGGTGACCTGTTCATAGCTACTACTCCTGAGCAGAAGAGCGTAGTGGTCAGGACATTTAACGCAGTTGATGACGCGACGAAGACTACATTTATAGAAACTGAGGGTACTAGAACTGGAAGTCTATTCAGGTTATCATTGGTAAAGGGTGGTACCTTATTTGTTGGTAAAGTATCAATGAAGGACGTAACACCGGCTGAGTTCAGTGTATTGGTTTTGTCCTTAGCGACAACTGCGAGGATAGGCGGTAATACCACAGACTTCGGTAAAGTAAAAATAAGGATACCCGCTGTAATACTATCACCTTATGAAATGTCATCTGGCTTAGACCTATTCAACAGCGCTAAGGGTCTGGACAGTGTAGACCAGGTGAACGCAAAGGTAAGGGAGAGGGTGAAGAACTTCAGTAAGGAGGGATTAGTGTACACTTTCGATGACTTAGGAGACCTAGTGGTAAAGAAACTGACAGACAACGGTAACATAGACCATGAGATAATGTTAGAGGCTTGGAAAGACGCTATTAACCTCAGGAAGTCAATAGAGCTATTCGTACAGTCCAAGAAAGGGACTAAAGATGAGAGTTCTTGA
- the cas1 gene encoding CRISPR-associated endonuclease Cas1, which yields MSILVIKNATIMRKGSDLQMTWSVGKNLTVSSLDLELVVIVGNNVRLTSEVILFLSSLNIPVLVHGKRNDVVLVSPFLNSLVNVRRKFYTLSDDMKLYLARKFIKGKILGMINVAKYFMYLTKVPVEIDLELKQIDNTKSIDELRSVEAEMSKACWEQLRKFLPPSFTGRKPRNEDEINRAVDYAYSVIYALCTHSLIASGLDPYGGLMHVEYPGRTALTYDFSEMFKPVAIHSVIAVSRKVKLKLDNSGYLSKESLGHLTKHLYETLHKGKRSVRGQIYSMGMKTKNFIAEGIDFEPFVYKPKQ from the coding sequence ATGTCCATTCTAGTGATTAAAAACGCTACAATTATGAGGAAAGGCTCAGATCTTCAGATGACATGGTCCGTTGGAAAGAACTTAACTGTGTCTAGTCTGGACCTAGAGTTAGTGGTCATTGTCGGTAATAATGTTAGGCTAACATCAGAGGTGATCTTGTTCCTTTCCAGTCTAAATATACCAGTTCTCGTCCACGGAAAGAGAAACGATGTGGTCCTAGTGTCGCCGTTCTTGAACTCTTTAGTGAACGTGAGGAGGAAGTTTTATACTCTAAGTGATGATATGAAATTATATTTAGCCAGGAAGTTCATAAAGGGTAAAATATTAGGAATGATAAACGTGGCAAAGTACTTTATGTACCTTACGAAAGTCCCAGTGGAGATTGACCTTGAGTTGAAACAGATCGACAATACGAAATCGATAGATGAGCTGAGGTCAGTAGAGGCTGAGATGAGTAAGGCGTGCTGGGAGCAACTGAGGAAATTCTTACCTCCCTCTTTTACCGGGAGGAAGCCTAGAAATGAGGATGAGATAAACAGGGCAGTGGACTATGCGTACTCGGTGATTTACGCCCTATGTACTCACTCCCTGATAGCCTCTGGTCTCGATCCCTATGGAGGGTTGATGCATGTGGAGTACCCAGGAAGGACAGCGTTAACCTATGATTTCTCTGAGATGTTTAAGCCTGTTGCAATACACTCAGTGATTGCTGTCAGTAGAAAGGTGAAGCTTAAACTAGACAACTCAGGTTACCTGTCTAAAGAGTCGTTAGGGCACTTGACGAAGCACTTATATGAGACCTTACACAAGGGGAAAAGGAGTGTGAGGGGACAAATTTACTCCATGGGGATGAAGACTAAGAACTTTATTGCAGAGGGTATTGATTTTGAGCCATTCGTATACAAACCTAAGCAATAA
- the cas2 gene encoding CRISPR-associated endonuclease Cas2: MYVVVAYDISDEKVRGKVRRLLRRYGLSFISRSVYAGRLSWNRALLISERVAKYLEERDSVVIVPVQNVDFSRTLIVTQNKISKNELQIYVAGEDI; encoded by the coding sequence ATGTACGTGGTTGTGGCGTATGACATTTCAGATGAAAAGGTCAGAGGTAAGGTTAGGAGGTTACTACGCCGTTACGGTCTATCATTTATATCTAGATCAGTCTATGCAGGACGACTCTCTTGGAATAGAGCCCTCCTCATATCGGAAAGAGTTGCTAAATATCTTGAAGAGAGAGACTCAGTGGTTATCGTCCCAGTCCAAAACGTTGACTTCTCAAGAACTCTTATCGTCACCCAGAATAAGATATCAAAGAACGAACTACAAATATACGTTGCCGGCGAGGATATTTGA
- a CDS encoding type II toxin-antitoxin system VapC family toxin: MRGKFLFDASAIYPLIKFVDKVDLKNIYILHLTLYEVGNAIWKDAFLHGRIKNAKEVALLFQQLMGEFNIIDDPPLDEVIGIAISKGITYYDASYVYVSAKEKLILVSNDKELISKGNTISFNEFMEKYLA; encoded by the coding sequence ATGAGAGGTAAATTCCTTTTTGACGCTTCAGCAATATACCCCTTAATCAAATTCGTTGATAAGGTGGACCTAAAGAACATTTACATACTACATTTAACTTTATATGAGGTAGGGAATGCAATATGGAAAGATGCTTTTCTACACGGGAGGATTAAGAACGCTAAAGAAGTAGCCCTCCTCTTCCAACAGTTAATGGGAGAGTTTAACATCATCGACGACCCTCCTCTGGACGAGGTCATAGGAATAGCTATAAGTAAGGGCATTACATATTACGATGCTTCTTATGTCTACGTCTCTGCTAAGGAGAAATTGATATTAGTGAGCAACGACAAAGAGCTCATCTCTAAAGGTAATACTATATCCTTTAACGAGTTTATGGAAAAATATCTCGCCTAA
- a CDS encoding DEAD/DEAH box helicase produces the protein MYLEEGKVTVNGIRLRKFQEELLYSLDKYRRILLRAPTGSGKTFTLIVSLLKNLGRGMPVTGLYPSKSLVYDQYESLKNTLIRMGFSNNGDYFMGKIKVEGVDQSEGIPEEEEVKLRVVKLTSDTKREVFESLEHFIPNPKELLLVLTVPEYPYMFLSTLGKSPHSSQLIEMAMKGIRSVNMSKATLVNLFNDFSRFFNGYFFVDEFHLYNGIERSSLNVLVDMVEFYWKYLGTPHSIVFSSATPTSMTFDKVITAQSGQGNSVIRKRTKVVFHLVLGERQATTQSNSNIDVSNRGSNPQEALVNYIISMAEPPTKKTGIILDRVYYIAELCDKITWNDVALIWGLDVSYGRCVKRDVGRESKVIVGNNALSFGVDIPDLDLGYITSNDAETLIQRFGRFGRMNKNISSNSPSESTAEVHIFVEANKRAADSLNKVNGKELTYEEFIQLINNIYQGRVYDKLDQLEFSRLREKIIFDTFLLAYYIANGDMALPVMRENWRDVDATINVRPSSEDYFKIFAFRPEGIEGKICGDSGTENFFTLLRNFRYNSEGDCFQLKDPLKEYPYLLVDKLKGIEECKITTFLDFMDKAYHPNLVLSRNGIIKTKPKNIDSLKNTYLIPITPKCIQWDNFSNMANLVSSYASALVVCEGDLKEYCRYPKALLLFL, from the coding sequence GTGTACCTCGAAGAGGGGAAAGTGACAGTAAACGGTATAAGACTACGTAAGTTTCAGGAGGAACTTCTCTACAGTCTCGATAAGTACAGGAGGATACTTCTCAGGGCTCCTACTGGATCAGGGAAGACATTCACCCTCATTGTCAGCCTACTTAAAAATTTAGGGAGAGGTATGCCTGTAACTGGTCTATACCCGTCAAAGTCCCTAGTGTACGACCAGTACGAGTCCTTAAAGAACACATTGATAAGGATGGGGTTTTCAAACAACGGCGACTACTTCATGGGTAAGATTAAGGTGGAGGGAGTAGACCAATCTGAGGGTATTCCGGAAGAGGAAGAGGTGAAGCTTAGAGTTGTGAAGTTGACCAGTGATACTAAGAGGGAGGTGTTTGAGAGCTTAGAACATTTCATCCCTAACCCTAAAGAGTTACTACTTGTTCTCACAGTCCCAGAATATCCTTACATGTTCCTCTCTACCCTAGGGAAAAGTCCCCACTCGTCTCAGTTAATAGAGATGGCTATGAAGGGAATAAGGTCAGTTAACATGAGTAAAGCTACCCTAGTTAACTTGTTCAATGATTTTTCCAGGTTCTTCAATGGCTACTTTTTTGTTGATGAGTTCCACCTATATAACGGTATAGAGAGGAGCTCACTCAATGTATTGGTGGACATGGTCGAGTTTTACTGGAAGTACCTAGGGACCCCGCATAGTATAGTCTTCTCCTCAGCAACCCCTACATCCATGACTTTTGATAAGGTAATTACAGCTCAGTCAGGACAAGGTAACTCAGTAATACGGAAGAGGACCAAGGTGGTGTTTCACTTAGTCCTAGGTGAAAGACAGGCTACTACTCAGAGTAATTCAAACATAGACGTTTCGAACAGAGGTAGCAACCCCCAGGAAGCTTTAGTAAATTACATCATTTCAATGGCTGAGCCACCAACTAAGAAGACAGGGATTATACTTGATAGGGTGTACTACATAGCAGAGCTCTGTGACAAAATAACCTGGAACGACGTAGCACTAATATGGGGACTAGATGTAAGTTATGGGAGATGCGTCAAGAGAGACGTGGGTAGGGAGTCGAAAGTGATAGTTGGAAACAACGCCCTGTCATTTGGAGTCGACATACCTGACCTCGACTTAGGGTATATAACGTCTAACGATGCAGAAACACTTATACAGCGTTTTGGGAGGTTTGGTAGAATGAACAAGAATATAAGTTCAAATAGTCCAAGTGAGTCAACCGCTGAGGTGCACATATTTGTTGAGGCTAACAAAAGGGCAGCGGACTCGCTAAACAAGGTGAACGGAAAAGAGTTAACTTATGAGGAATTCATTCAACTAATAAATAACATATATCAAGGGAGAGTCTATGATAAGTTGGACCAACTAGAGTTCTCGAGGTTAAGGGAGAAAATAATATTTGACACCTTCCTGTTGGCATACTATATAGCAAACGGTGATATGGCACTACCGGTAATGAGAGAGAATTGGAGGGATGTAGACGCAACGATTAATGTAAGACCTTCATCAGAAGACTACTTCAAGATATTTGCCTTCAGACCCGAAGGAATTGAAGGTAAAATCTGTGGGGACTCAGGGACGGAGAACTTCTTCACTCTACTCAGAAACTTCAGGTATAACAGTGAGGGAGACTGTTTCCAGCTCAAAGACCCCTTAAAGGAGTACCCCTACTTATTGGTGGACAAGCTTAAAGGCATAGAGGAGTGTAAAATAACGACTTTTCTGGACTTCATGGATAAGGCGTATCACCCAAACCTAGTCTTGAGTAGGAATGGGATAATAAAGACCAAGCCCAAGAATATAGACTCACTGAAAAACACTTACCTGATCCCAATAACTCCGAAATGCATACAGTGGGATAATTTCAGCAATATGGCTAACCTAGTTTCGAGTTATGCCTCTGCCCTTGTCGTATGTGAGGGAGACCTGAAAGAATACTGTAGATACCCTAAAGCACTACTTTTGTTTTTATGA
- the csa3 gene encoding CRISPR-associated CARF protein Csa3, with the protein MSVTKKALAFTMGFTIENLVKAITNRGINENEQVVLLSVLSTDEFNKRRSEEAIRFAIDYISKLGLKYFIKYIDISTSYEMIISQIHEVLRDFDEVEIYIIGGMRILGLASYYYSILISPFKKIRTISFTENMDNSYELIIRVPKPPESKEMIELMSELTQMREIREVASRLNKTVSTISKQLSKISDLVECTEKRPKMCKLNELGKILLDEMIRLDRRGR; encoded by the coding sequence ATGAGTGTAACAAAAAAGGCATTAGCATTTACCATGGGTTTCACAATCGAGAACCTAGTGAAGGCTATCACAAACAGAGGCATTAACGAGAACGAACAGGTGGTACTGCTCTCTGTACTCTCAACAGACGAATTCAACAAGAGGAGGTCAGAGGAGGCTATAAGATTCGCCATTGACTATATATCAAAACTAGGGTTAAAATATTTTATTAAATATATTGACATTAGTACTTCTTATGAAATGATAATCTCACAGATCCATGAGGTTTTGAGGGACTTCGATGAAGTGGAAATTTACATAATAGGAGGGATGAGAATATTAGGTCTAGCTTCATATTACTATTCCATTTTGATTTCTCCGTTCAAAAAGATAAGGACAATCTCGTTCACAGAGAACATGGACAACTCGTATGAACTAATTATAAGAGTACCTAAACCACCGGAGAGCAAAGAGATGATTGAGTTGATGTCTGAGCTGACCCAAATGAGGGAAATAAGGGAGGTCGCATCTAGGTTAAATAAGACTGTCTCTACTATATCTAAGCAACTGAGCAAAATAAGTGACCTAGTGGAGTGTACAGAAAAGAGACCGAAGATGTGCAAACTCAACGAATTAGGGAAGATCCTTCTGGATGAGATGATCAGGCTTGACAGGAGAGGTAGATAA